Below is a window of Shinella sp. PSBB067 DNA.
GACGAACGTGTCCACGGCTTCCTTGCCCTTCTTGTTGGCTTCGTCGAAATTGAACATCGAAGTCTCCTTTGGATCCGGTGATTGGGCCGAAATCTATATGCGGCGCACAAAAAAGTCAATATCGATGCTGCAATGCAATATTTCCGAGGCAAAGCAACGCGTTGCGCCATAGGTATGATCATTGCGCCTTGCAAAAGCCAACTCTGTCGCAAAATGATAACGAAAAGGAACGCCATTCAAGGCCTTCATGCCCCCCGCGCAAGGGCAGCACCCACAATGAAAAAGCCCGGCGCCAAGGGCGGCCAGGCCTTGTAATCCTGCGTTTCCCGACGGATCACAGGTCGATGTCGAGGATCGCCATGGAGAAGTTGTAGGAGAGTTCCCCGTCCTCGTCGTCCCGGAAGATGACGCCGAGGAATTCGTCGGCGAGATAGACTTCCGCCGATTCATCCTTGCGCGGGCGAGCCTTCACGACGATCTCCTTGTTGAGATTGCGCTTGAAGTAGGCCTCGAGCTTCCTGATTTCTTCCGGCTTCACGATATGTCTCCGTCAACGGTTGATGTGCCGCGCTTCTCGCACCTGCTCCAGAGCGTGTAAACCCTCGAATGCCACGAGAGCGCGACTTTTCCCGCTCACAGATCGTAGTCGAAGGCGGCCAGAAGCTGGTCCATCGCGCGCGACGGCTCGTTGCAGCCGGCCTCGCCGATCACCCGGGCCGGCACGCCGGCGACCGTCGATTTCGGCGGCACGGCCTTCAGCACGACCGAGCCTGCGGCAACGCGCGAGCAATGGCCGATATGGATGTTGCCGAGGATCTTCGCGCCCGCCCCGATCATCACGCCGTCGCCGATCTTCGGATGGCGGTCGCCGCCCTCCTTGCCGGTACCGCCGAGCGTGACGTTGTGAAGGATCGACACGTTGTCGC
It encodes the following:
- a CDS encoding DUF3126 family protein; translation: MKPEEIRKLEAYFKRNLNKEIVVKARPRKDESAEVYLADEFLGVIFRDDEDGELSYNFSMAILDIDL